CATGCGCTGGTCTTCCGCCTGCTGCGCGAGGGCTGGATCGACGGCGTACGCGTGGATCATGTCGACGGGCTCGCCGATCCCGCCGGCTACTGCCGCCGCCTGCGCGCTGAACTCGAACGGCATGCCGCCGCGCGGCCGCCGCTGCTGCCGTTGCAGCGCCCGTGGCTGGTGGTCGAGAAAATCCTCGGCAGCGGCGAGCGGCTGCCGACTGACTGGCAGGTCGACGGCACCACCGGCTACGACTTCATGGATGAAGTGGCCGCGGTGCTGCACGACGAGGCTGGCGACGCCGCGCTGACGGCGCTGTGGGCCATGACCAGCGGCGATGGGCGCCCGTACGCCGCGCACCTGCGCGCGGCCCGCTGCCTGGTGCTGCAGCGGCACCTCGTCACCGAATGCGAGGCCGTGACCGCCCGCCTGCACGCCAGCGCGCAGCATGAGCCTGGCACGCGCGACCTCACGCCGGCGGCGCTGCGGCAGGCGCTGATGGCGCTGATGGCGGCCGTGCCGGTCTACCGCAGCTACTACGACGCGCAGCCGTCGGCACGTGACGCCGCCGCGGCGCATGCCGATGACGCCATGGTCGATCAGGCCCTGCAGTCCGCGCGCAGCGGCCTGGCGCCGGACGAGGCCGTGGCGCTGGCATTCATCGCCGGCTGCCTGCGCACGCAGGCAGCGCCGGACAGCGACACCGGCGTGCTGCGCCGCCGCCTGCAGCAGCTGATGCCGGCGCTGGCGGCCAAGGCCGGCGAGGACACCGCCTTCTACCGCTACGGCCGGCTGCTGTCGCGCAACGAGGTGGGCAGCGACCCGGCGCAACTGGCGATGCCGCCGGCACAGTTCCACGCCCGCATGGCGTCGCGCCGGCTGGCCGGCCCGCATGCGATGCTGGCCACCGCCACGCACGACCACAAGCGCGGCGAGGACGCGCGCATGCGGCTGGCCGTGCTGAGCGAGCTGCCGGGCACTTACGCCGACGCGGTCGCCGCGTGGGAGCGCGACTGCGCGCCGCTGCTCGCCACGCTGCCGCGCGCGCCCGACGCGGCCGACCGGCTGATGCTGTACCAGGCGCTGGTCGGCGCATGGCCGATGGACCTGACCGACCCGATGGACCCGATGGACCCGATGGACCCAATCGACCCGATGGACCCGAAGGTCCATTCAGGCGACGCGGCGCCGGTACCTGAAGCCCTGCTCGCGCGGATTTCCGCATGGCAGGTCAAGGCTATCCGCGAAGCCAAGCGCCACGGCAACTGGACCTGTCCCGATGCCGAATACGAAGCGGCATGCGAGGCCTTCCTGCGTGGTATCGCGGCGGCATGGCCGCGGGGCGTGCTGGCGCAGATCGGCCGCTTTGCGCAGCGTATTGCCACCGCCGGTGCCGTCAACAGCCTGGCGCAGGTGCTGGTGCAACTGACCGCCCCCGGCATCCCTGACCGTTACCAGGGCACCGAAGGC
This genomic interval from Cupriavidus oxalaticus contains the following:
- the treY gene encoding malto-oligosyltrehalose synthase, whose amino-acid sequence is MPATAATAPATARGLPRATARLQLHPGFTFADAAGVVDYYAALGVSHLYLSPVCEARPGSTHGYDVTDFTRVREELGGEPGLKALAARARSAGLGLLVDIVPNHMAADCTHNGWWRDVLAHGRASPHAGCFDIDWTPCDPALHGKVLLPILGQSYWDTVVAGELQWVPASGEQPAHVRYFDHVLPLAPDSPDAEASADPGWYDTTQPAGRTRLHALLERQHYRLAWWRTAAAALNWRRFFEISDLVGLCEEDPQVFDAVHALVFRLLREGWIDGVRVDHVDGLADPAGYCRRLRAELERHAAARPPLLPLQRPWLVVEKILGSGERLPTDWQVDGTTGYDFMDEVAAVLHDEAGDAALTALWAMTSGDGRPYAAHLRAARCLVLQRHLVTECEAVTARLHASAQHEPGTRDLTPAALRQALMALMAAVPVYRSYYDAQPSARDAAAAHADDAMVDQALQSARSGLAPDEAVALAFIAGCLRTQAAPDSDTGVLRRRLQQLMPALAAKAGEDTAFYRYGRLLSRNEVGSDPAQLAMPPAQFHARMASRRLAGPHAMLATATHDHKRGEDARMRLAVLSELPGTYADAVAAWERDCAPLLATLPRAPDAADRLMLYQALVGAWPMDLTDPMDPMDPMDPIDPMDPKVHSGDAAPVPEALLARISAWQVKAIREAKRHGNWTCPDAEYEAACEAFLRGIAAAWPRGVLAQIGRFAQRIATAGAVNSLAQVLVQLTAPGIPDRYQGTEGWDLSLVDPDNRCAPDFGRLQARLACGAGWAHWLAHWRDGRLKQQLVRHVLAARGADPALFADGQYSMLAAQGTLAQQVLAFARSTASRQAVTVVTRLSAARVDPAVPRIPPACWGDTTLNLGAPQPGRWIDALTGHRLDAPAGRLRLRDVLGGLPVALLLREP